From one Plasmodium yoelii strain 17X genome assembly, chromosome: 12 genomic stretch:
- a CDS encoding PIR protein encodes MLTSRVCGEFESMWKFFSDELDESGKYNFSRGMLGKYCPKSGNCDNDIYKIDAGCLWLFNKFYGDSNNFSNNANAKIGVAVYIMVWLGYKLNKMLNTQFSNLNEFYSKHMKTVNEYKQSITGVTEYTSYIDLINKHNYVVNISNENVPKFYDAFKILCNMINNVDKKDGGKAYLEYANKFVDEYEKLFNDNNNVEGNSYNKLLCTMSNDYTVFGKTVANPKMRNKLPELTTKKKTQITSSPNVSQMDTSSPGTSTSVSEIEISDPDLMPPSLSILNKLIPISLIFVAILILLGIAYKYSLFRSRKRSQKQYLREKLKR; translated from the exons ATGTTAACTAGTAGAGTG TGTGGAGAATTTGAAAGTATGTGGAAATTTTTTTCCGATGAATTAGATGAATctggaaaatataatttttctcgTGGAATGCTCGGGAAATACTGCCCTAAATCTGGAAACTGCGATAACGATATCTATAAGATTgatgctggatgtttatggttatttaataaattttatggggatagtaataatttttcGAATAATGCAAATGCCAAGATTGGTGTTGCTGTATATATTATGGTATGGTTAGGCTATaagttaaataaaatgttaaatacaCAATTTTCCaatttaaatgaattttatagtAAGCATATGAAAACAGTCAATGAATATAAACAGTCCATAACTGGTGTTACAGAATATACAAGTTATATTGATCTTATAAATAAACACAATTATGTTGTGAATATTTCTAATGAAAATGTgcctaaattttatgatgcattcaAAATTTTATGCAATATGATTAATAATGTTGATAAAAAAGATGGTGGCAAAGCATATTTAGAATATGCTAATAAATTTGTTGATGAATATGAAAAACtttttaatgataataataatgttgaaggcaattcatataataaactattatGTACAATGTCAAATGATTATACTGTTTTTGGAAAGACTGTTGCTAATCCTAAAATGCGAAATAAACTACCAGAACTTacaacgaaaaaaaaaacacaaattaCTTCAAGTCCTAATGTATCACAAATGGATACTTCCTCGCCTGGAACATCAACATCAGTTTCTGAAATTGAAATATCAGATCCTGACTTAATGCCGCCAAGTTTATcgatattaaataaattaattccaatttcacttatatttgttgcaatattaattttattaggaattgcatataag tattcattatttagGTCTCGGAAACGATCccaaaaacaatatttaagagaaaagctaaaaagataa
- a CDS encoding early transcribed membrane protein — protein sequence MKLTKALYFAAFLLGINVLTPGSNNYVEANPEIINRIKKKNANNSFIRKIKNNNAAVISTLFATLTLVFGTTFAVMHYQKNGVTKKPSSDSKTKPLTVPRKNPNTISDNKSTLSTTKSDTKPSPYNYTTTEYPPISHCSY from the coding sequence atgaaattaacaAAAGCATTATATTTTGCTGCCTTTTTATTGGGCATAAATGTATTAACCCCAGGATCTAATAATTATGTTGAAGCCAACCCCGAAATTATAAacagaataaaaaaaaaaaatgctaataattcatttattagaaaaattaaaaataacaatgcTGCAGTTATATCTACTTTATTTGCAACATTAACATTAGTATTTGGTACTACGTTTGCTGTAATGCATTATCAAAAGAATGGAGTTACTAAAAAACCATCATCGGACAGTAAAACAAAACCCTTAACTGTCCCACGCAAAAACCCAAACACAATATCAGATAATAAAAGTACATTATCAACAACAAAAAGTGATACAAAACCATCACCATATAATTATACCACAACAGAGTATCCACCAATATCACATTGTAGTTACTGA
- a CDS encoding PIR protein, producing the protein MYYRLCTRLDRLINYLPDDLNSSTSNDFNKLGDIRNYCSNGGSGETECKTDLDRINAGCLWLFEQAVIINFDNLSNDESKRFIIYIMVWLNNMLNLKKDEQIKNLNDFYTKYIENNKDYNNCQKKIKDNNYNDCSDTLNEKTGYKSFKEFIEKNGYLMNINIMSKFYDAFKSLCKMYTEVDADDPKSKKNLENAEKFVEKYKELNDNSSISGDSSYSQIFSNLSTDYNNFKDYCNVNNVDCNDIPDLSSIKTTKPRVQSSEDHSEQVSDVTPSSSSITNKLIIVLSIFSAIPIFLGISYKYSLFGFRKRGQKQHLREKLKK; encoded by the exons aTGTATTATCGCCtg TGTACAAGGTTAGATAGattgataaattatttaccCGATGATTTAAACAGCTCTACAAGTAatgattttaataaattaggGGATATTAGGAATTATTGCTCTAATGGAGGTTCAGGGGAAACTGAATGTAAGACTGATCTCGATAGGATAAATGCTGGATGTCTATGGTTGTTCGAGCAAGctgttattattaattttgacAATTTAAGTAATGATGAGTCTAAAAggtttattatttacattatgGTGTGGttaaataatatgttaaacctaaagAAAGATGAACAAATCAAAAActtaaatgatttttatactaaatatatagaaaataataaggattataataattgtcaaaaaaaaataaaagataataattataatgattGTAGTGATacattaaatgaaaaaacgGGATATAAGAGTTTTAAGGAGTTCATAGAAAAAAACGGATATTTGatgaatattaatattatgtctaaattttatgatgcatttaaatcattatgtaaaaTGTATACTGAGGTTGATGCAGACGACCCAAAATCTAagaaaaatttagaaaatgctgaaaaatttgttgaaaaatataaagaacttAATGACAATTCTAGCATTAGTGGAGACAGTTCATATAGTCaaatattttctaatttatcaactgattataacaattttaaagATTATTGTAATGTTAATAATGTTGATTGTAACGATATTCCAGACCTTTCATCGATAAAAACAACAAAACCTCGTGTACAAAGTTCTGAAGACCATTCTGAACAAGTTTCTGATGTTACaccatcaagttcgtcgataacaaacaaattaattatagttttatcgatattttctgcaataccaatttttttgggaatttcttataag tattcgttatttggatttcggaaacgaggtcaaaaacaacatttaagagaaaagctaaaaaaataa
- a CDS encoding PIR protein, whose translation MDKNLCERFKNLWTNFTYESSNGNYKFTNDKDFKDYCNNNCDDNLGKINAGCLYLFDGFFGKSSMVESVEKSKITIVEYIMIWLSYMLSLIRNEGNNISNLSHFYTVYINGSEHYKKSINGTKDNTSYMDLLNKKKYFLGMDKNIISDFYEAFKLLCEMYTGFDENKQDCTKHLENAQKFVNKCKELNEKPSISNNSSYKQLLLILSTDYDNLKNKCSDSSSIPEIKTIISALTSVDTSSSSIGKKSFIVLSIFGAIAIFLGISYKYSLFGFRKRFQKQKLREKIKNIKKKMNH comes from the exons ATGGATAAAAATCTG TGTGAAAGGTTCAAGAATCTATGGACGAATTTTACATATGAATCGAGCAATGGAAACTATAAATTTACAAATGATAAAGATTTCAAAGattattgtaataataattgtgATGATAATCTCGGAAAAATTAATGCTGggtgtttatatttgtttgatgGATTTTTTGGGAAATCTTCTATGGTTGAGTCTGTCGAAAAAAGTAAGATCACCATTGTTgaatacattatgatatggttaagttatatgttaagcCTAATCAGAAATGAAGGAAACAACATCAGCAACCTAAGTCATTTTTATactgtatatataaatggtaGTGAACATTATAAAAAGTCTATAAATGGCACTAAAGATAATACCAGTTATATGGatcttttaaataaaaaaaaatattttttgggtatggataaaaatattatatctgATTTTTATgaagcatttaaattattatgtgaaaTGTATACTGGATTTGATGAAAACAAGCAAGATTGCACAAAACATTTGGAAAATGCCCAAAAGTTTGTTAACAAATGTAAAGAACTTAATGAAAAGCCCAGTATTTCTAATAATAGTTCCTATAAGCAACTATTGCTTATATTATCaactgattatgataatttaaaaaataaatgtagcGATAGTTCATCTATTCCAGagataaaaacaataatttCTGCACTAACATCTGTAGAtacatcaagttcgtcgataggaAAGAAATcatttatagttttatcgatatttggtgcaatagcaatttttttaggaatttcttataag tattcgttatttggatttcggaaacgatttcaaaaacaaaaattaagagaaaaaataaaaaatataaagaagaaaatgaatcattaa
- a CDS encoding fam-b protein gives MRISILKFVFFSIIICSFEYAKNELYFINKRNVYHERNITNFRNNRILADADNQFDLNDFYQSTLSLANQFNEYDDYVDDEEMSFIRNAIDSHIKKHIKSNTLPDLNNVDKKTKKLINELRTELKELKKDLDNKTNSEMGIQPIQDKRITKKYGNISVSEHEDFKQLENEGNFLESEDDNFEDEYNKIKSKDNFKKLKANKYIKKDEEKTLRYMILMATTLVLVTMVSGTVQLLLLFGPLGFLMYKKWRKIRKCSFKLSKI, from the exons ATGAGAATCAgcattttaaaatttgtttttttttcaattattatttgttcttTTGAATATGCCAAAAAT GAATTATACTTTATAAATAAGAGAAATGTATATCATGAAAGgaatataacaaattttagAAATAATAGGATATTAGCAGATGCAGACAATCAATTCgatttaaatgatttttatcAATCAACTTTGAGTCTTGCAAATCAATTTAATGAATATGATGACTATGTCGATGACGAAGAAATGTCATTTATTCGAAATGCTATAGACTCACATATAAAGAAGCATATAAAAAGTAATACATTACCcgatttaaataatgtagATAAGAAAACTAAAAAGTTAATTAATGAACTTCGGACAGAattaaaagaattaaaaaaagaccTCGATAATAAAACGAATAGTGAAATGGGAATACAACCGATACAAGATAAAagaataacaaaaaaatatggaaatatTTCTGTATCAGAACATGAAGATTTTAAACAATTGGAAAATGAAGGAAATTTCTTGGAGAGTGAAGATGACAATTTTGaagatgaatataataaaattaaatcaaaagataattttaagaaattaaaagctaataaatatattaaaaaagatgaagaaaaaaCACTTAGGTATATGATACTGATGGCTACTACACTCGTGTTGGTGACAATGGTATCAGGAACAGTGCAATTACTATTACTATTTGGACCGCTTGGGTTTTTAATGTATAAGAAATGGCGGAAAATCAGGAAATGTAGctttaaattatcaaaaatataa
- a CDS encoding PIR protein → MGDLKMCELFLQADDFFNGNSDVHNKINKSKEYRDYCINNKTCSNTIESIGALGEGLFMKVYTNENKYSDHVMLWLAHKLFDVVKEKDNEKANKITLSSAYDEYLKKYMGSFKYWNTSYYTNDLKNANLRHLHEIYTLLNNICNTIVDHKKNSAKSKTLSQNSGKCFNQYISLYNKFSKCDSYRYLLAKLKKIYEDFRTSAIEKDNGDNQLDKLLQELTTSDGKDSYSMGNFKKFNFNGPECNPPNIDNIPSVRDKPVTSTPTIQHSKKEEEDQRIQKGPSKDTGNNLKVPEPKSKDQQGIKMPKSEDSSLKGDRELKDSPTALKIFSNDTDTQKGPNGQTGTDHQKSLNGQINPSSESETNQDSISMPQTSKSNQDVFDLSALKEYGDSIKKHIEEYKEYVTSSLNDIQEHLYEDVWLPLYETYSNYADYYENFDIMEYLKEVLEANEPQKTRTLEDKPPINVLEFTPPLPDRETPVQQNTQMQDAPAKISDGQGNDHSQESLSTQKIDSTYSGKDKISDIPSEKRSQSPDGSTNIMHSLGIEARAIKSDVQNEISEIGFLENLFKEYKLVAYPVMIIATLVILAVMYKYLPFGWRKKLKKKKNMEKIKKLCNENNTERKLQIH, encoded by the exons ATGGGGGATCTAAAAAtg TGTGAGTTATTTCTTCAAGCTgatgatttttttaatggTAATAGTGACgtacataataaaattaacaaatcCAAAGAATACCGCGATTATtgcattaataataaaacatgcTCAAATACGATTGAAAGTATTGGTGCTTTGGGTGAGGGTTTATTTATGAAGGTTTACACTAATGAAAACAAGTATTCTGATCATGTTATGCTGTGGTTAGCTCATAAATTGTTTGATGTAGTCAAAGAAAAAGACAACGAAAAAGCTAATAAAATTACTTTAAGTTCGGCTTATGATGAAtatttaaagaaatatatggGTAGTTTTAAATATTGGAATACTTCATATTATACAAATGATTTGAAAAATGCTAATCTTAGACACCTGCATGAAATATATACGTTacttaataatatatgtaatacaattgtagatcataaaaaaaacagtGCCAAAAGTAAGACTCTTTCTCAAAATTCTGGAAAATGTTTTAATCAATATATATCCCTTTACAATAAATTTTCTAAATGTGATTCATATCGATATCTATTGgccaaattaaaaaaaatatatgaagaCTTTAGAACTTCTGCCATTGAGAAGGATAATGGTGATAATCAATTAGATAAACTCCTTCAAGAACTTACAACATCTGATGGAAAAGATTCATATTCTATgggaaattttaaaaaatttaacttCAATGGTCCAGAGTGTAACCCCCcaaatatagataatattCCGAGTGTTCGAGATAAACCAGTAACAAGTACACCAACTATACAACATAGTAAAAAAGAAGAGGAGGATCAAAGGATTCAAAAGGGTCCCTCTAAAGATACAggtaataatttaaaagttCCAGAGCCTAAATCTAAAGATCAGCAAGGGATTAAAATGCCAAAATCTGAAGATTCTTCATTAAAAGGTGATAGAGAATTAAAAGATAGTCCAACAGCCTTAAAGATTTTCAGTAATGATACAGATACTCAAAAAGGTCCAAATGGTCAAACAGGTACAGATCATCAAAAAAGTCTAAATGGTCAAATAAATCCAAGCAGTGAGTCAGAAACTAATCAAGATAGCATAAGTATGCCCCAAACCTCAAAAAGCAATCAAGATGTTTTTGATTTGTCAGCTTTAAAAGAATATGGGGATTCAATTAAAAAGCATATTGAAGAATACAAAGAATATGTTACTAGTTCACTTAATGATATTCAAGAACATTTATACGAGGATGTATGGCTTCCTTTATATGAGACTTATAGTAATTATGCAgattattatgaaaattttgataTAATGGAATATCTTAAAGAAGTATTGGAAGCAAATGAACCACAAAAAACTAGAACATTAGAGGATAAACCACCAATTAATGTATTAGAATTTACCCCTCCTTTACCAGATAGAGAAACACCAGTACAACAAAATACGCAAATGCAAGATGCCCCAGCAAAAATATCAGATGGTCAAGGAAATGATCATTCACAAGAGTCACTTTCTACACAAAAAATTGACTCAACATATAGTGGAAAAGACAAAATTTCAGATATTCCCTCTGAGAAACGATCTCAATCACCAGACGGTTCTACCAATATAATGCATAGTCTAGGAATTGAAGCAAGAGCCATTAAATCCGATGTACAAAATGAGATATCTGAAATCGGGTTTCtagaaaatttatttaaagaatACAAATTAGTTGCATATCCAGTTATGATTATTGCAACACTCGTTATTTTAGCCGTTATGTATAAG TATTTACCATTTGGGTGGAGAAAAAagttgaagaaaaaaaaaaatatggaaaagattaaaaaattgtgtaatgaaaataataccGAAAGGAAGTTGCAAATACATTAA
- a CDS encoding fam-a protein, giving the protein MNKRYITITLALLSLAGYMQNVALEIETDADSAKNSTPLPQKVDILEKYKDKVCEDFEEISMAVKHANETAKLLLKLSETSIDNYSPYFTQNKNKIIYSKKFGNIDLGRFHFTIPSPSKYSDVIEKLWDFDGTQKSDPKFINGHLTRVYAPFLIMMEQSNINQENSSFRKKLALAAKVKQSNDTTVIVCPSRILNYLGEIDQKTNLIEIFEDTRSIETGISPEGALIKLRANIAGYVIKQKNDSVHVTYINSIYDDPRYTESIYDRRNRGMTYSNLLAL; this is encoded by the exons atgaataaaagatatattaCGATTACTTTGGCACTTTTAAGTCTTGCAGGATATATGCAAAATGTAGCACTTGAAATCGAAACTGATGCAGATAGTGCTAAGAATTCTACACCCCTTCCCCAAAAAGTTGATAT ACTTGAGAAATACAAAGACAAAGTATGTGAAGACTTTGAAGAAATTTCAATGGCAGTAAAGCATGCAAACGAAACTGCAAAACTTTTACTAAAACTTTCTGAGACTAGTATAGACAATTATTCCCCCTATTttacacaaaataaaaacaaaattatatactcTAAGAAATTTGGAAATATAGATCTTGGAAGATTTCATTTTACGATTCCGTCTCCCTCTAAG taCTCTGATGTAATAGAGAAGCTCTGGGATTTCGATGGTACCCAAAAATCAGATCCCAAGTTTATTAAtg gACATCTTACTCGTGTATACGCCCCATTTTTAATCATGATGGAACAATCTAACATAAATCAAGAAAATAGTTCCTTCAGAAAAAAACTAGCTTTAGCCGCAAAAGTTAAA CAATCAAATGATACAACTGTAATTGTATGTCCTTCAAGAATTCTAAATTATCTCGGTGAAATTGATCAAAAAACTAATTTGATAGAAATTTTCGAAGATACAAGATCAATCGAAACTGGCATTAGTCCTGAGGGAGCATTAATCAAATTACGTGCTAACATAGCTGGATATGTGATTAAGCAAAAAAACGATAGCGTTCATGTTACTTATATCAATTCT ATTTATGATGATCCCCGTTATACCGAATCTATCTACGATAGAAGGAATAGAGGTATGACATATTCAAATCTTCTAGCCTTATAA
- a CDS encoding fam-a protein — MIKFYIKIFFFLLITSLYVNNKTFAAELVPKNKKSKSKKCDNSEEIYKKNKHLLYADPKETESAYKVMEEALMKLEEHAANKDGYGFYNGYYTDDMFFDSGRQKDRTSIEKNQYIIYNPNKYNNIINKYWDPEYAHIFSTDFVKRKIARVYTPNLVIIQQRSRKWPWSREKYFYALAAKFEISENKTAIVMTSANIIDHNRQNKKYFENKIVESANLFQTEIDSEDDIRSGKLKKMFVNLSGYIVERINKCVFITYIEYITGL, encoded by the exons atgattaaattttatattaaaatttttttttttcttttaatcaCCTCCCTAtatgtgaataataaaaccTTTGCGGCTGAGCTTGttccaaaaaataaaaaatccaaatcaaaaaaatg cGATAACTcagaagaaatatataaaaaaaacaagcaCCTATTATATGCCGATCCCAAAGAAACTGAAAGTGCGTACAAAGTTATGGAAGAAGCTTTAATGAAATTAGAAGAGCATGCTGCAAATAAAGATGGTTATGGATTCTATAATGGATATTATACTGACGATATGTTTTTTGATAGCGGAAGACAAAAAGATCGTACAAgtattgaaaaaaatcaatatataatttataatccGAATAAG TATAATAACATAATAAACAAGTATTGGGATCCCGAGTATGCCCATATCTTCAGTACTGACTTTGTTAAAA GAAAAATTGCCCGTGTGTACACTCCaaatttagtaataatacaaCAACGTTCCAGAAAATGGCCATGGTCTcgtgaaaaatatttttatgctttaGCTGCAAAATTTGAA ataTCAGAAAATAAAACTGCAATTGTCATGACTTCAGCAAATATAATTGATCACAACcgtcaaaataaaaaatattttgaaaacaaAATAGTAGAAAGTGCAAATTTATTCCAAACTGAAATTGATTCTGAAGATGATATTAGAAgtggaaaattaaaaaaaatgtttgttAACTTAAGTGGATACATTGTTGAAAGAATAAACAAATGTGTTTTTATCACCTATATCGAATATATAACCg gTTTATGA
- a CDS encoding PIR protein, translated as MAISNVCQKFDNFRKLFRDELKDSKEYDFNNGAFKKYCPNNNCDGDINKINAGCLWLFNSMFGTGGYSFDTKYYKNETVCIVIWLGYILNLKSHGGINTLNDFYSKHIINNTEYTDQKIYNQKHKSYKDVMDEIKEYMNINISHMSKFYELLKLLCNLNTTYTSNNNSKISEDAKKFADEYQTNFDDDNNNDGNSYNKVLLVLSKYYDNIGKGRKFDNTEINLPTLPTQKISKTVDVEGSNRTKTDESSSETDQTINVMTPLSSNSALSDSSLISKLVPILSIFVAIAIFFGISYKYSLFGFRKRAQKQHLREKLKK; from the exons ATGGCAATTAGTAATGTG TGCCAAAAATTTGACAATTTCAGGAAGCTTTTTCGCGATGAATTGAAAGATTCGAAAGAATATGATTTTAATAACGGAGCATTTAAGAAATATTGTCCTAATAATAATTGTGACGGTGATATCAATAAGATTAATGCTGGATGTCTATGGTTATTTAATTCTATGTTCGGTACAGGTGGTTATTCGTTTgatactaagtattataagAATGAGACTGTATGTATAGTAATATGGTTAGGTTATATATTAAACCTAAAGTCACATGGTGGAATCAACACATTAAACGATTTTTATTCtaaacatataataaataatacagAATACACTGaccaaaaaatttataatcaAAAACATAAAAGTTACAAGGATGTCATGGATGAAATAAAggaatatatgaatattaatattagccatatgtctaaattttatgaattgCTTAAATTGTTATGTAATTTGAATACTACTTATacaagtaataataatagcaaaATTTCAGAAGATGCTAAAAAATTTGCTGATGAATATCAAACAAATtttgatgatgataataataatgacggCAATTCATACAATAAAGTATTACTTGTTTTATCCaaatattatgataatattgGAAAAGGCAGAAAATTTGATAATACAGAAATAAATCTTCCTACATTACCAACACAAAAAATATCCAAAACAGTTGATGTAGAAGGTTCTAATCGAACTAAAACAGATGAATCATCTAGCGAAACAGATCAAACAATTAATGTAATGACACCCCTGAGTTCTAATAGTGCGTTATCAGACTCATCACTAATAAGTAAATTAGTTCCAATTTTGTCGATATTTGTTGCAATAGCAATTTTCTttggaatttcttataag tattcgttatttggatttcggaaacgagctCAAAAACagcatttaagagaaaaactaaaaaaataa
- a CDS encoding PIR protein, with translation MDDTLCSNIDFLRMCLPDESSKPATAKINTITNFNKYCPNGDCNAELDQITIGFLWLLEKYFTKYIIRDNTEYNTEPFFIYIILWLSYKLNKNTEHRTTQINEFYNKHVKNSNKYKQFISEAYRISGIEEFINKQKELLNINIKDLSKFYDASKLICNMYGNLETNINEDALLNNANEFVKKYQEFNGYYNNTDGSSYQQILTALSTDYDNLKNKSTNITSLPEITEDVSAYTSRVTSSSSSTGNKLFTVLSIFGAIAFFLGISYKYSLFGFRKRFKKQQIREKIKNIKKRMNH, from the exons ATGGATGATACTCTA TGTTCAAACATTGATTTTTTGAGGATGTGTTTACCCGATGAATCAAGCAAACCCGCAACAGCTAAGATTAATACCATTACAAATTTCAATAAGTACTGTCCTAATGGAGATTGTAATGCTGAACTAGATCAAATTACGATTGGATTTTTATGGTTgcttgaaaaatattttactaaataCATAATTAGAGACAATACTGAATATAATACTGaaccattttttatatatataatcttatggttaagttataaattaaataaaaacacaGAACACAGAACCACCCAAATAAacgaattttataataaacatgtaaaaaatagtaataaatataaacaatttataAGTGAAGCTTATAGAATTTCAGGTATTGaggaatttataaataaacaaaaagaattgttgaatattaatattaaagatctgtctaaattttatgatgcatccAAATTAATATGTAATATGTATGGTAATTTGGAAACGAATATAAATGAGGATGCACTGTTAAATAATGCGAatgaatttgttaaaaaatatcaagaATTTAATggatattataataatactgATGGTAGTTCATATCAACAAATATTGACTGCTTTGTCAAccgattatgataatttaaaaaataaaagtaccAATATTACATCTCTTCCAGAGATAACAGAAGACGTGTCTGCATACACATCTAGAgttacatcatcaagttcgtcgacaggaaacaaattatttacagttttatcgatatttggtgcaatagcattttttttaggaatttcttataag tattcgttatttggatttcggaaaagatttaaaaaacaacaaataagagaaaaaataaaaaatataaagaagagaatgaatcattaa